The proteins below are encoded in one region of Archocentrus centrarchus isolate MPI-CPG fArcCen1 chromosome 13, fArcCen1, whole genome shotgun sequence:
- the dgkd gene encoding diacylglycerol kinase delta isoform X3, with the protein MAEAGVPESAAARCPDESSDSEPEQEPGTPQKLIRKVSTSGQIRSKTVLKEGNLLKQTSSFQRWKRRYFKLRGRTLYYAQTAKSIIFDEVDLTDASVAESSTKNVNNSFTVITPCRRLILCADNRKEMEEWMAALRSVQNRQNYESTQYSMDHFSGMHNWYACSHARPTYCNVCREALSGVTSHGLSCEVCKFKAHKRCAVRATNNCKWTTLASIGKDIIEDEDGVSMPHQWLEGNLPVSAKCTVCDKTCGSVLRLQDWRCLWCKAMVHSGCKEQLSSKCPLGQCKVSVIPPTALNSIDSDGFWKASCPPSCTSPLLVFVNSKSGDNQGVKFLRRFKQLLNPAQVFDLMNGGPHLGLRLFQKFDTFRILVCGGDGSVGWVLSEIDALTLHKQCQLGVLPLGTGNDLARVLGWGSACDDDTQLPQILEKLERASTKMLDRWSIMVYETKFPRKHSASTVTEDCSDDSEVQHILTYEDSVAAHLSKILTSDQHSVVISSAKVLCETVKDFVARVGKAYEKNTESSEESEAMAKKCGVLKEKLDSLLKTLNEESQASSVLHPAPPPTIAEEQEEMEGVVLPPLHLPPPHVLPSSAPCSPRPTPSTSSSVAAAAIFKPREQLMLRANSLKKAIRQIIEHTEKAVDEQNAQTQQQQVFSLSRAEEEGLVEEDEEEDVEEDKMSLQSSYSSKQRGARRVSKTPCEKLISKGSLSLGSSASLPVQTGSRDNMPMLNTKILYPGSLSSSSVISRLLVNADPFSCDPDNMDCYTEKCVMNNYFGIGLDAKISLDFNNKRDEHPEKCRSRTKNMMWYGVLGTKELLHRTYKNLEQRVLLECDGRPIPLPSLQGIAVLNIPSYAGGTNFWGGTKEDDTFTAPSFDDKILEVVAVFGSMQMAVSRVINLQHHRIAQCRTVKITILGDEGVPVQVDGEAWIQPPGYIKIIHKNRTQTLTRDRAFESTLKSWEDKQKCEFPRAPPQPPLSSQPEIVSEEEALLISEFGQAAGALIHSIREVAQSHHSLEQELAHAVNASSKAMDVVYADSKSFRALSCSVVIQMVNNVKALLSETELLLAGRMSMLDPPQQEQLNAALSSVAQQLRRLADVPWLCPIIDPSDHEGPLTDFSKRTRSAKFRLVPKFKKDKNNKNKEMCATFSLPVHQWGTEEVGAWLDFLCLTEYKDIFIGHDVRGAELIHLERRDLKDLGVTKVGHMKRILQGIRELNRNSSASEA; encoded by the exons ATGGCGGAGGCAGGGGTACCGGAGTCCGCTGCGGCCCGGTGCCCGGACGAGTCATCGGACAGTGAGCCGGAACAGGAGCCCGGAACTCCGCAGAAACTCATCCGAAAAGTGTCGACGTCCGGCCAGATCCGCAGCAAG acgGTGTTGAAGGAGGGAAACCTGCTGAAACAGACGAGTTCATTCCAGCGCTGGAAGAGACGATACTTCAAACTGAGAGGGAGGACGCTGTACTACGCTCAGACCGCTAAG TCGATCATCTTTGACGAAGTCGACCTGACTGACGCCAGCGTCGCAGAGTCCAGCACCAAGAACGTCAACAACAGCTTCACC GTGATCACGCCCTGCAGGCGCCTCATCCTGTGTGCAGACAACAGGAAGGAGATGGAGGAGTGGATGGCAGCGCTGCGCAGCGTCCAGAACAGGCAGAACTATGAG tcCACCCAGTACAGCATGGACCACTTCAGTGGAATGCACAACTGGTACGCCTGCTCACACGCCAGACCCACATACTGCAACGTGTGCAGGGAGGCGCTGTCTGGGGTCACATCACACGGTCTCTCCTGTGAAG tgtgtaaaTTTAAGGCTCATAAACGCTGCGCGGTCAGAGCCACCAACAACTGTAAGTGGACGACTCTGGCTTCTATCGGGAAGGACATCATAGAGGACGAGGATGGG GTCTCGATGCCTCATCAGTGGCTGGAGGGAAACCTGCCGGTGTCGGCGAAGTGTACTGTGTGCGATAAAACGTGCGGCAGCGTGCTGCGGCTGCAGGACTGGAGGTGTCTGTGGTGCAAAGCCATG GTACACTCCGGCTGTAAGGAGCAGCTGTCCTCCAAGTGTCCTCTGGGTCAGTGCAAAGTGTCCGTCATCCCTCCCACAGCGCTCAACAGCATCGACTCAGATG GTTTCTGGAAGGCGTCGTGTCCTCCATCCTGTACCAGCCCTCTGCTGGTATTCGTCAACTCTAAAAGTGGAGACAATCAGGGTGTGAAGTTCCTGCGACGCTTCAAGCAGCTGCTGAACCCGGCACAAGTGTTTGACCTGATGAACGGAGGGCCTCACCTAGG tctgCGGTTGTTCCAGAAGTTCGACACCTTCAGGATCCTGGTGTGTGGAGGAGACGGCAGCGTCGGCTGGGTGCTGTCTGAGATCGACGCGCTCACGCTGCACAAACAG TGCCAGCTCGGCGTTCTTCCTTTGGGAACTGGGAACGACCTGGCCCGGGTTCTGGGTTGGGGTTCCGCCTGTGACGATGACACCCAGCTGCCACAAATTCTGGAGAAACTGGAGAGAGCCAGCACCAAGATGCTTGACAG GTGGAGCATCATGGTCTATGAGACTAAGTTTCCACGGAAACACTCTGCATCCACGGTCACTGAGGACTGCAGCGATGACTCTGAG GTCCAGCACATTCTCACCTATGAAGACTCAGTGGCTGCTCACCTGTCAAAGATCCTGACCTCAGACCAGCACTCTGTGGTCATCTCCTCGGCTAA AGTTCTGTGTGAGACCGTGAAGGACTTTGTGGCCCGGGTTGGTAAAGCTTACGAGAAGAACACGGAAAGTTCAGAGGAGTCAGAGGCCATGGCCAAGAAG TGTGGTGTGCTGAAGGAGAAGCTGGACTCCTTACTGAAGACTCTGAATGAGGAGTCTCAGGCATCCTCCGTGCTACACCCAGCTCCTCCCCCCACCATTGCTGAGGAGCAAGAAGAGATGGAGGGAGTTGTCctgcctcctcttcatctccctcCACCTCATGTGCTGCCCAGCTCCGCCCCCTGCTCTCCACGACCCaccccctccacctcctcctcagtGGCGGCAGCTGCCATCTTTAAACCTCGAGAGCAGCTGATGCTGAGAGCCAACAGCCTGAAGAAGGCCATCCGGCAGATAATCGAGCACACGGAGAAAG CCGTGGACGAGCAGAACGCtcagactcagcagcagcaggtcttcTCTCTGAGCCGAGCCGAGGAGGAGGGGCTggtggaggaggatgaggaggaagacgTGGAAGAGGACAAGATGTCCCTGCAGTCGTCTTACAGCTCCAAGCAACGCGGCGCTCGCAGAG tcAGTAAGACGCCCTGCGAGAAGCTCATCAGCAAAGGCAGCCTGTCACTGGGCAGCTCtgcatcacttcctgtccaGACAGGAAGTAGGGACAACATGCCCATGCTCAACACAAAGATTCTGTATCCTG gCTCTCTGTCCAGCAGCTCTGTCATCAGCCGATTGCTGGTCAATGCCGACCCGTTCAGCTGCGACCCCGATAACAT ggacTGCTACACTGAGAAATGTGTCATGAACAATTACTTCGGCATCGGACTGGACGCCAAAATCTCTCTTGACTTCAACAACAAGCGGGATGAACATCCGGAGAAGTGCAG GAGTCGCACCAAGAACATGATGTGGTACGGAGTGTTAGGAACCAAGGAGCTGCTGCACAGAACCTACAAGAACCTGGAGCAGAGAGTCCTGCTGGAG tgtgatgGTCGGCCAATCCCTCTGCCCAGTCTGCAGGGAATCGCTGTGCTGAACATCCCGAGCTATGCAGGAGGAACCAACTTCTGGGGAGGCACCAAAGAGGATGAC ACCTTCACAGCTCCGTCCTTTGATGATAAGATCCTGGAGGTGGTAGCCGTGTTCGGCAGCATGCAGATGGCCGTCTCCCGAGTCATCAACCTGCAGCACCACCGCATCGCACAg TGCCGGACAGTGAAGATCACCATCCTAGGGGACGAGGGTGTCCCGGTTCAGGTGGACGGGGAGGCCTGGATCCAGCCTCCGGGATACATAAAGATCATCCATAAGAACCGGACCCAGACTCTGACCCGAGACCGA gcATTTGAGAGTACTCTGAAGTCCTGGGAGGACAAACAGAAATGCGAGTTTCCCCGGGCACCACCGCAGCCCCCGCTGTCCTCCCAGCCTGAGATTGTCTCCGAGGAAGAGGCGTTGCTTATCAGCGAGTTCGGTCAGGCAGCTGGAGCGCTCATACACAG TATCCGTGAAGTCGCTCAGTCTCACCACAGCTTGGAACAGGAACTGGCTCACGCTGTCAATGCCAGTTCCAAGGCTATGGATGTGGTCTACGCTGACTCCAAGAGCTTCAGG gCTCTGAGCTGCAGCGTGGTCATTCAGATGGTCAATAACGTCAAAGCTTTACTGAGTGAGACCGAGCTCCTCCTGGCTGGAAGGATGTCCATG cTAGATCCTCCTCAGCAGGAACAGCTGAATGCAGCTCTGAGTTCTGTGGCTCAGCAGCTCCGCCGCCTGGCTGATGTTCCCTGGTTGTGTCCCATAATCGATCCATCAGACCACGAG GGTCCTCTGACTGATTTCTCAAAGCGTACTCGGAGCGCGAAGTTCCGCCTCGTCCCGAAGTTCAAGaaggacaaaaacaacaagaacaaagagATGTGTGCTACATTCTCTCTGCCAG TTCACCAGTGGGGGACGGAGGAGGTGGGGGCATGGCTGGactttctctgtctcactgagtATAAGGACATCTTTATTGGACACGATGTCCGCGGAGCTGAGCTCATCCACCTGGAGAGGAGGGACTTGAAG GACCTCGGAGTGACGAAGGTGGGCCATATGAAGAGGATCCTGCAGGGCATCAGAGAGCTGAACAGGAACAGCAGTGCCAGCGAGGCCTAA
- the dgkd gene encoding diacylglycerol kinase delta isoform X1 yields the protein MAEAGVPESAAARCPDESSDSEPEQEPGTPQKLIRKVSTSGQIRSKTVLKEGNLLKQTSSFQRWKRRYFKLRGRTLYYAQTAKSIIFDEVDLTDASVAESSTKNVNNSFTVITPCRRLILCADNRKEMEEWMAALRSVQNRQNYESTQYSMDHFSGMHNWYACSHARPTYCNVCREALSGVTSHGLSCEVCKFKAHKRCAVRATNNCKWTTLASIGKDIIEDEDGVSMPHQWLEGNLPVSAKCTVCDKTCGSVLRLQDWRCLWCKAMVHSGCKEQLSSKCPLGQCKVSVIPPTALNSIDSDGFWKASCPPSCTSPLLVFVNSKSGDNQGVKFLRRFKQLLNPAQVFDLMNGGPHLGLRLFQKFDTFRILVCGGDGSVGWVLSEIDALTLHKQCQLGVLPLGTGNDLARVLGWGSACDDDTQLPQILEKLERASTKMLDRWSIMVYETKFPRKHSASTVTEDCSDDSEVQHILTYEDSVAAHLSKILTSDQHSVVISSAKVLCETVKDFVARVGKAYEKNTESSEESEAMAKKCGVLKEKLDSLLKTLNEESQASSVLHPAPPPTIAEEQEEMEGVVLPPLHLPPPHVLPSSAPCSPRPTPSTSSSVAAAAIFKPREQLMLRANSLKKAIRQIIEHTEKAVDEQNAQTQQQQVFSLSRAEEEGLVEEDEEEDVEEDKMSLQSSYSSKQRGARRVSKTPCEKLISKGSLSLGSSASLPVQTGSRDNMPMLNTKILYPGSLSSSSVISRLLVNADPFSCDPDNMDCYTEKCVMNNYFGIGLDAKISLDFNNKRDEHPEKCRSRTKNMMWYGVLGTKELLHRTYKNLEQRVLLECDGRPIPLPSLQGIAVLNIPSYAGGTNFWGGTKEDDTFTAPSFDDKILEVVAVFGSMQMAVSRVINLQHHRIAQCRTVKITILGDEGVPVQVDGEAWIQPPGYIKIIHKNRTQTLTRDRAFESTLKSWEDKQKCEFPRAPPQPPLSSQPEIVSEEEALLISEFGQAAGALIHSIREVAQSHHSLEQELAHAVNASSKAMDVVYADSKSFRALSCSVVIQMVNNVKALLSETELLLAGRMSMQLDPPQQEQLNAALSSVAQQLRRLADVPWLCPIIDPSDHEGPLTDFSKRTRSAKFRLVPKFKKDKNNKNKEMCATFSLPVHQWGTEEVGAWLDFLCLTEYKDIFIGHDVRGAELIHLERRDLKDLGVTKVGHMKRILQGIRELNRNSSASEA from the exons ATGGCGGAGGCAGGGGTACCGGAGTCCGCTGCGGCCCGGTGCCCGGACGAGTCATCGGACAGTGAGCCGGAACAGGAGCCCGGAACTCCGCAGAAACTCATCCGAAAAGTGTCGACGTCCGGCCAGATCCGCAGCAAG acgGTGTTGAAGGAGGGAAACCTGCTGAAACAGACGAGTTCATTCCAGCGCTGGAAGAGACGATACTTCAAACTGAGAGGGAGGACGCTGTACTACGCTCAGACCGCTAAG TCGATCATCTTTGACGAAGTCGACCTGACTGACGCCAGCGTCGCAGAGTCCAGCACCAAGAACGTCAACAACAGCTTCACC GTGATCACGCCCTGCAGGCGCCTCATCCTGTGTGCAGACAACAGGAAGGAGATGGAGGAGTGGATGGCAGCGCTGCGCAGCGTCCAGAACAGGCAGAACTATGAG tcCACCCAGTACAGCATGGACCACTTCAGTGGAATGCACAACTGGTACGCCTGCTCACACGCCAGACCCACATACTGCAACGTGTGCAGGGAGGCGCTGTCTGGGGTCACATCACACGGTCTCTCCTGTGAAG tgtgtaaaTTTAAGGCTCATAAACGCTGCGCGGTCAGAGCCACCAACAACTGTAAGTGGACGACTCTGGCTTCTATCGGGAAGGACATCATAGAGGACGAGGATGGG GTCTCGATGCCTCATCAGTGGCTGGAGGGAAACCTGCCGGTGTCGGCGAAGTGTACTGTGTGCGATAAAACGTGCGGCAGCGTGCTGCGGCTGCAGGACTGGAGGTGTCTGTGGTGCAAAGCCATG GTACACTCCGGCTGTAAGGAGCAGCTGTCCTCCAAGTGTCCTCTGGGTCAGTGCAAAGTGTCCGTCATCCCTCCCACAGCGCTCAACAGCATCGACTCAGATG GTTTCTGGAAGGCGTCGTGTCCTCCATCCTGTACCAGCCCTCTGCTGGTATTCGTCAACTCTAAAAGTGGAGACAATCAGGGTGTGAAGTTCCTGCGACGCTTCAAGCAGCTGCTGAACCCGGCACAAGTGTTTGACCTGATGAACGGAGGGCCTCACCTAGG tctgCGGTTGTTCCAGAAGTTCGACACCTTCAGGATCCTGGTGTGTGGAGGAGACGGCAGCGTCGGCTGGGTGCTGTCTGAGATCGACGCGCTCACGCTGCACAAACAG TGCCAGCTCGGCGTTCTTCCTTTGGGAACTGGGAACGACCTGGCCCGGGTTCTGGGTTGGGGTTCCGCCTGTGACGATGACACCCAGCTGCCACAAATTCTGGAGAAACTGGAGAGAGCCAGCACCAAGATGCTTGACAG GTGGAGCATCATGGTCTATGAGACTAAGTTTCCACGGAAACACTCTGCATCCACGGTCACTGAGGACTGCAGCGATGACTCTGAG GTCCAGCACATTCTCACCTATGAAGACTCAGTGGCTGCTCACCTGTCAAAGATCCTGACCTCAGACCAGCACTCTGTGGTCATCTCCTCGGCTAA AGTTCTGTGTGAGACCGTGAAGGACTTTGTGGCCCGGGTTGGTAAAGCTTACGAGAAGAACACGGAAAGTTCAGAGGAGTCAGAGGCCATGGCCAAGAAG TGTGGTGTGCTGAAGGAGAAGCTGGACTCCTTACTGAAGACTCTGAATGAGGAGTCTCAGGCATCCTCCGTGCTACACCCAGCTCCTCCCCCCACCATTGCTGAGGAGCAAGAAGAGATGGAGGGAGTTGTCctgcctcctcttcatctccctcCACCTCATGTGCTGCCCAGCTCCGCCCCCTGCTCTCCACGACCCaccccctccacctcctcctcagtGGCGGCAGCTGCCATCTTTAAACCTCGAGAGCAGCTGATGCTGAGAGCCAACAGCCTGAAGAAGGCCATCCGGCAGATAATCGAGCACACGGAGAAAG CCGTGGACGAGCAGAACGCtcagactcagcagcagcaggtcttcTCTCTGAGCCGAGCCGAGGAGGAGGGGCTggtggaggaggatgaggaggaagacgTGGAAGAGGACAAGATGTCCCTGCAGTCGTCTTACAGCTCCAAGCAACGCGGCGCTCGCAGAG tcAGTAAGACGCCCTGCGAGAAGCTCATCAGCAAAGGCAGCCTGTCACTGGGCAGCTCtgcatcacttcctgtccaGACAGGAAGTAGGGACAACATGCCCATGCTCAACACAAAGATTCTGTATCCTG gCTCTCTGTCCAGCAGCTCTGTCATCAGCCGATTGCTGGTCAATGCCGACCCGTTCAGCTGCGACCCCGATAACAT ggacTGCTACACTGAGAAATGTGTCATGAACAATTACTTCGGCATCGGACTGGACGCCAAAATCTCTCTTGACTTCAACAACAAGCGGGATGAACATCCGGAGAAGTGCAG GAGTCGCACCAAGAACATGATGTGGTACGGAGTGTTAGGAACCAAGGAGCTGCTGCACAGAACCTACAAGAACCTGGAGCAGAGAGTCCTGCTGGAG tgtgatgGTCGGCCAATCCCTCTGCCCAGTCTGCAGGGAATCGCTGTGCTGAACATCCCGAGCTATGCAGGAGGAACCAACTTCTGGGGAGGCACCAAAGAGGATGAC ACCTTCACAGCTCCGTCCTTTGATGATAAGATCCTGGAGGTGGTAGCCGTGTTCGGCAGCATGCAGATGGCCGTCTCCCGAGTCATCAACCTGCAGCACCACCGCATCGCACAg TGCCGGACAGTGAAGATCACCATCCTAGGGGACGAGGGTGTCCCGGTTCAGGTGGACGGGGAGGCCTGGATCCAGCCTCCGGGATACATAAAGATCATCCATAAGAACCGGACCCAGACTCTGACCCGAGACCGA gcATTTGAGAGTACTCTGAAGTCCTGGGAGGACAAACAGAAATGCGAGTTTCCCCGGGCACCACCGCAGCCCCCGCTGTCCTCCCAGCCTGAGATTGTCTCCGAGGAAGAGGCGTTGCTTATCAGCGAGTTCGGTCAGGCAGCTGGAGCGCTCATACACAG TATCCGTGAAGTCGCTCAGTCTCACCACAGCTTGGAACAGGAACTGGCTCACGCTGTCAATGCCAGTTCCAAGGCTATGGATGTGGTCTACGCTGACTCCAAGAGCTTCAGG gCTCTGAGCTGCAGCGTGGTCATTCAGATGGTCAATAACGTCAAAGCTTTACTGAGTGAGACCGAGCTCCTCCTGGCTGGAAGGATGTCCATG cagcTAGATCCTCCTCAGCAGGAACAGCTGAATGCAGCTCTGAGTTCTGTGGCTCAGCAGCTCCGCCGCCTGGCTGATGTTCCCTGGTTGTGTCCCATAATCGATCCATCAGACCACGAG GGTCCTCTGACTGATTTCTCAAAGCGTACTCGGAGCGCGAAGTTCCGCCTCGTCCCGAAGTTCAAGaaggacaaaaacaacaagaacaaagagATGTGTGCTACATTCTCTCTGCCAG TTCACCAGTGGGGGACGGAGGAGGTGGGGGCATGGCTGGactttctctgtctcactgagtATAAGGACATCTTTATTGGACACGATGTCCGCGGAGCTGAGCTCATCCACCTGGAGAGGAGGGACTTGAAG GACCTCGGAGTGACGAAGGTGGGCCATATGAAGAGGATCCTGCAGGGCATCAGAGAGCTGAACAGGAACAGCAGTGCCAGCGAGGCCTAA
- the dgkd gene encoding diacylglycerol kinase delta isoform X2 yields the protein MTTVGVSHEKGSGWGWCKEKLRRSSRPEPEPGSDSELNFKVSSGSEDTVITPCRRLILCADNRKEMEEWMAALRSVQNRQNYESTQYSMDHFSGMHNWYACSHARPTYCNVCREALSGVTSHGLSCEVCKFKAHKRCAVRATNNCKWTTLASIGKDIIEDEDGVSMPHQWLEGNLPVSAKCTVCDKTCGSVLRLQDWRCLWCKAMVHSGCKEQLSSKCPLGQCKVSVIPPTALNSIDSDGFWKASCPPSCTSPLLVFVNSKSGDNQGVKFLRRFKQLLNPAQVFDLMNGGPHLGLRLFQKFDTFRILVCGGDGSVGWVLSEIDALTLHKQCQLGVLPLGTGNDLARVLGWGSACDDDTQLPQILEKLERASTKMLDRWSIMVYETKFPRKHSASTVTEDCSDDSEVQHILTYEDSVAAHLSKILTSDQHSVVISSAKVLCETVKDFVARVGKAYEKNTESSEESEAMAKKCGVLKEKLDSLLKTLNEESQASSVLHPAPPPTIAEEQEEMEGVVLPPLHLPPPHVLPSSAPCSPRPTPSTSSSVAAAAIFKPREQLMLRANSLKKAIRQIIEHTEKAVDEQNAQTQQQQVFSLSRAEEEGLVEEDEEEDVEEDKMSLQSSYSSKQRGARRVSKTPCEKLISKGSLSLGSSASLPVQTGSRDNMPMLNTKILYPGSLSSSSVISRLLVNADPFSCDPDNMDCYTEKCVMNNYFGIGLDAKISLDFNNKRDEHPEKCRSRTKNMMWYGVLGTKELLHRTYKNLEQRVLLECDGRPIPLPSLQGIAVLNIPSYAGGTNFWGGTKEDDTFTAPSFDDKILEVVAVFGSMQMAVSRVINLQHHRIAQCRTVKITILGDEGVPVQVDGEAWIQPPGYIKIIHKNRTQTLTRDRAFESTLKSWEDKQKCEFPRAPPQPPLSSQPEIVSEEEALLISEFGQAAGALIHSIREVAQSHHSLEQELAHAVNASSKAMDVVYADSKSFRALSCSVVIQMVNNVKALLSETELLLAGRMSMQLDPPQQEQLNAALSSVAQQLRRLADVPWLCPIIDPSDHEGPLTDFSKRTRSAKFRLVPKFKKDKNNKNKEMCATFSLPVHQWGTEEVGAWLDFLCLTEYKDIFIGHDVRGAELIHLERRDLKDLGVTKVGHMKRILQGIRELNRNSSASEA from the exons ATGACAACAGTAGGCGTGAGTCATGAGAAAGGAAGTGGGTGGGGCTGGTGCAAGGAGAAACTGAGACGGAGCAGCAGACCTGAACCAGAACCTGGATCAGACTCTGAGCTGAACTTCAAAGTTTCATCTGGATCAGAGGACACG GTGATCACGCCCTGCAGGCGCCTCATCCTGTGTGCAGACAACAGGAAGGAGATGGAGGAGTGGATGGCAGCGCTGCGCAGCGTCCAGAACAGGCAGAACTATGAG tcCACCCAGTACAGCATGGACCACTTCAGTGGAATGCACAACTGGTACGCCTGCTCACACGCCAGACCCACATACTGCAACGTGTGCAGGGAGGCGCTGTCTGGGGTCACATCACACGGTCTCTCCTGTGAAG tgtgtaaaTTTAAGGCTCATAAACGCTGCGCGGTCAGAGCCACCAACAACTGTAAGTGGACGACTCTGGCTTCTATCGGGAAGGACATCATAGAGGACGAGGATGGG GTCTCGATGCCTCATCAGTGGCTGGAGGGAAACCTGCCGGTGTCGGCGAAGTGTACTGTGTGCGATAAAACGTGCGGCAGCGTGCTGCGGCTGCAGGACTGGAGGTGTCTGTGGTGCAAAGCCATG GTACACTCCGGCTGTAAGGAGCAGCTGTCCTCCAAGTGTCCTCTGGGTCAGTGCAAAGTGTCCGTCATCCCTCCCACAGCGCTCAACAGCATCGACTCAGATG GTTTCTGGAAGGCGTCGTGTCCTCCATCCTGTACCAGCCCTCTGCTGGTATTCGTCAACTCTAAAAGTGGAGACAATCAGGGTGTGAAGTTCCTGCGACGCTTCAAGCAGCTGCTGAACCCGGCACAAGTGTTTGACCTGATGAACGGAGGGCCTCACCTAGG tctgCGGTTGTTCCAGAAGTTCGACACCTTCAGGATCCTGGTGTGTGGAGGAGACGGCAGCGTCGGCTGGGTGCTGTCTGAGATCGACGCGCTCACGCTGCACAAACAG TGCCAGCTCGGCGTTCTTCCTTTGGGAACTGGGAACGACCTGGCCCGGGTTCTGGGTTGGGGTTCCGCCTGTGACGATGACACCCAGCTGCCACAAATTCTGGAGAAACTGGAGAGAGCCAGCACCAAGATGCTTGACAG GTGGAGCATCATGGTCTATGAGACTAAGTTTCCACGGAAACACTCTGCATCCACGGTCACTGAGGACTGCAGCGATGACTCTGAG GTCCAGCACATTCTCACCTATGAAGACTCAGTGGCTGCTCACCTGTCAAAGATCCTGACCTCAGACCAGCACTCTGTGGTCATCTCCTCGGCTAA AGTTCTGTGTGAGACCGTGAAGGACTTTGTGGCCCGGGTTGGTAAAGCTTACGAGAAGAACACGGAAAGTTCAGAGGAGTCAGAGGCCATGGCCAAGAAG TGTGGTGTGCTGAAGGAGAAGCTGGACTCCTTACTGAAGACTCTGAATGAGGAGTCTCAGGCATCCTCCGTGCTACACCCAGCTCCTCCCCCCACCATTGCTGAGGAGCAAGAAGAGATGGAGGGAGTTGTCctgcctcctcttcatctccctcCACCTCATGTGCTGCCCAGCTCCGCCCCCTGCTCTCCACGACCCaccccctccacctcctcctcagtGGCGGCAGCTGCCATCTTTAAACCTCGAGAGCAGCTGATGCTGAGAGCCAACAGCCTGAAGAAGGCCATCCGGCAGATAATCGAGCACACGGAGAAAG CCGTGGACGAGCAGAACGCtcagactcagcagcagcaggtcttcTCTCTGAGCCGAGCCGAGGAGGAGGGGCTggtggaggaggatgaggaggaagacgTGGAAGAGGACAAGATGTCCCTGCAGTCGTCTTACAGCTCCAAGCAACGCGGCGCTCGCAGAG tcAGTAAGACGCCCTGCGAGAAGCTCATCAGCAAAGGCAGCCTGTCACTGGGCAGCTCtgcatcacttcctgtccaGACAGGAAGTAGGGACAACATGCCCATGCTCAACACAAAGATTCTGTATCCTG gCTCTCTGTCCAGCAGCTCTGTCATCAGCCGATTGCTGGTCAATGCCGACCCGTTCAGCTGCGACCCCGATAACAT ggacTGCTACACTGAGAAATGTGTCATGAACAATTACTTCGGCATCGGACTGGACGCCAAAATCTCTCTTGACTTCAACAACAAGCGGGATGAACATCCGGAGAAGTGCAG GAGTCGCACCAAGAACATGATGTGGTACGGAGTGTTAGGAACCAAGGAGCTGCTGCACAGAACCTACAAGAACCTGGAGCAGAGAGTCCTGCTGGAG tgtgatgGTCGGCCAATCCCTCTGCCCAGTCTGCAGGGAATCGCTGTGCTGAACATCCCGAGCTATGCAGGAGGAACCAACTTCTGGGGAGGCACCAAAGAGGATGAC ACCTTCACAGCTCCGTCCTTTGATGATAAGATCCTGGAGGTGGTAGCCGTGTTCGGCAGCATGCAGATGGCCGTCTCCCGAGTCATCAACCTGCAGCACCACCGCATCGCACAg TGCCGGACAGTGAAGATCACCATCCTAGGGGACGAGGGTGTCCCGGTTCAGGTGGACGGGGAGGCCTGGATCCAGCCTCCGGGATACATAAAGATCATCCATAAGAACCGGACCCAGACTCTGACCCGAGACCGA gcATTTGAGAGTACTCTGAAGTCCTGGGAGGACAAACAGAAATGCGAGTTTCCCCGGGCACCACCGCAGCCCCCGCTGTCCTCCCAGCCTGAGATTGTCTCCGAGGAAGAGGCGTTGCTTATCAGCGAGTTCGGTCAGGCAGCTGGAGCGCTCATACACAG TATCCGTGAAGTCGCTCAGTCTCACCACAGCTTGGAACAGGAACTGGCTCACGCTGTCAATGCCAGTTCCAAGGCTATGGATGTGGTCTACGCTGACTCCAAGAGCTTCAGG gCTCTGAGCTGCAGCGTGGTCATTCAGATGGTCAATAACGTCAAAGCTTTACTGAGTGAGACCGAGCTCCTCCTGGCTGGAAGGATGTCCATG cagcTAGATCCTCCTCAGCAGGAACAGCTGAATGCAGCTCTGAGTTCTGTGGCTCAGCAGCTCCGCCGCCTGGCTGATGTTCCCTGGTTGTGTCCCATAATCGATCCATCAGACCACGAG GGTCCTCTGACTGATTTCTCAAAGCGTACTCGGAGCGCGAAGTTCCGCCTCGTCCCGAAGTTCAAGaaggacaaaaacaacaagaacaaagagATGTGTGCTACATTCTCTCTGCCAG TTCACCAGTGGGGGACGGAGGAGGTGGGGGCATGGCTGGactttctctgtctcactgagtATAAGGACATCTTTATTGGACACGATGTCCGCGGAGCTGAGCTCATCCACCTGGAGAGGAGGGACTTGAAG GACCTCGGAGTGACGAAGGTGGGCCATATGAAGAGGATCCTGCAGGGCATCAGAGAGCTGAACAGGAACAGCAGTGCCAGCGAGGCCTAA